The window TATTAGCCACCATGCCAAATAAAAAGTCGCCCTCCACAGTCGTATCAGCCGTTTCCACCGTAAGGTGGTAGGATTTTAGAGAGGGCAGGCGCTTCATAACCTCGAAAATATAGGCCATGCTGCCAAACATATTTTTGCTCTCCTGTGAGGTGTCGTAGGCCACGTCGGTAAAGGCGCCGAAGGCCGCCACATAGGCGAAAAACGAATCCTCAAAGCCGCCGACGTCACAGGGCAGCGCCGCACCGCGCATGATATCGGCCGCGGCGGCAAGCGTTTTTTTGGAGATGTGGTGGCTGGCAGCAAAATCATTCATTGTGCCTGAAGGTATATACCCCACTGGCGGACGCTGCTGCGGCGGAAGCGCCATCAGCGCGCGCACCGATTCGTTCAGCGTGCCGTCGCCGCCGCTCACCACCAGCAGGTCATAGGCCGAGGCCTGATTGCGGATGGTTTCGTAGGCGTCAAGCCGGCGCTGCGTCGGGTGCACCGCCAGCTCATAGCCGTGCTGCGCAAAAATATTCAGGATTTCCATCAGATCAGCCGCCAGATGCTCGCGGCCGGACTTAGGGTTAAACACAAATAATAGCTTTTTCACATTGCCGTCTCCTTGTTAGAATAAGGTTATCATACCAGATTTTGGATTTGATTGCAATGTCTTGACTTTGGCGTGTGAAATTCATTATAATAAATCATTAGCCGGCCAGCCGGCAAAATAGGAGGATTTGTATGAGTTTTGTATTTGAGCGCGAGCTGCCGTCAGCGCAGCATCTGAAGGAACTGCTTCCGGTGGACGAAAAAGCTGCCGCGATGCGTGAGCGCCGTATTGCGCTGATGAAAAAAATTATGGAAGGCGAATATGACCGGCTGATGGTCATTGTTGGACCATGTTCAGCTGATAATGAAGAAGCCGTACTGGATTATATGCACCGGCTAGCAAAAGTGCAGGAAAAGGTTGCCGACAAGATTTTCATTGTACCGAGAGTATACACCAACAAGCCCCGTACAACGGGCGAGGGCTATAAGGGCATGATGCATCAGCCCGATCCCACGCAAAAACCGAATGCCTTTGAGGGTCTCAAAGCCATTCGGCATATGCACATTCGGGTGATGCAGGAGACCGGGCTGGTTGCCGCTGATGAGATGCTGTATCCGGGCAACTATGCTTTTCTGGATGATGTGTTGGGGTATGTGGCTGTGGGCGCGCGTTCTGTAGAAAATCAGCAGCACCGCCTGACCTGCAGTGGTCTTGACATCCCGGTGGGGATGAAAAACGGCACGGGCGGCGATGTGGATATCATGTTTAATGCTATCCGGGCCGCGCAGAGCGGGCATGATTTTATTTATCAGAACTGGGAGGTTGCCACAGAGGGCAATCCGTATGCCCATGCGGTGCTGCGCGGCGGTGTGGACTCCCGAGGACTTACCATCCCTAATTATCATTTTGAGGATCTTCTGCGCATTGCGCAGGAATATCAGGCAAGGGGACTGAGTAACCCTGCTATTATTGTGGATACCAATCACAGCAATTCGGCCAAGCAGTATGAGCAGCAGCCGCGCATTGCCTCGGAGGTCATGCACAGCATGAAGTATGATCCGATTCTGCGGAGCATGGTGAAAGGCTTTATGATCGAAAGCTATATTGAGCCTGGTGCGCAGAAAATCGATGATCATCAGATCTATGGCAAATCGATCACCGATCCCTGCTTGGGCTGGAAGGAAACGGAACGCATGATTTACGAGATGGCAGAAAAATTTTAAGCCTCCACTGACTTTAAGAGCTGCTCGGCAAGAGAACAGCTTTCTGTATCCAGCGTTTCTGCCCGTTCAAGGAGCCGGACCTGTTCCTGCCGTGAGGCGGGCAGCTCCGCAGCAGGGGCTGTCAGCGTATTATAAGAGAGGCGGCATCCGCTTAGGCGGCTGCGAAAATCGGCAGCCATATCGGCAATGTTTTGACAGTTAGCCGCAATTTTGGCGAGCGTCTCCTGCAGTGGTGAGGGGAGCAGATCCATACTCTCCCGCAGATATCCGGCGGCGCAGCGGCGAGAATCGATGAGATGGCAAAGCATATTATCGTTGACGCTGAGCCGGCGCAGGGCGTTTTCTCTGTCTTTTTCAAGGCAGAAGTCAGAGTCCTTGGCTAGGGCCTGCATCCATACCTCATAGGCGGCTTTTCCCTGATGATAGCCGCCGCAGCTTTCAGCATAAAAGGAGCGAAGCAGGATGGAGAGAGAGGTTTTTAAAATTTCGAGCGGCTGCGGCCGCTCCTTTTTTTCATCAAAATGAAGGATAAGAAAGGGCCAGAAATCATTGAACAGATAGCCTTCATTTTGTTCTGTGATCATTTGCTGATCCGCTTCAGAAAGCACAGCCGCCTGATCAAAATAGGTGCGGCATAAAAAGCGTTTGCCATGCTCCAGATAGCCAGTAATCAGTCCCCATTCGGGAGCCACGCGCAGGTTGATGGCGAGTACGGGCTTGCCGTTTTGAATATCGGTCATGATCGCTTGGCGTTCTGCGCTTCGCTCCGCTTTTTGCAGCCGTGCTGCCATGTGAAAATGGTAGCCGATGGCATCAAAAAGGGGCTGAGCATAGTCGAAGGCTACGAGTGCATCGGTGCAGCTATAATCCCAGACGTCGGTGAAGCAGATGCGGTAGCAGGCACCGCTCATGCCCATGATCTGCTGATAGGTGTAGGGGTCGTTCATATATTGCAGGGCGGCACACAGTGCACCCGCCCAAGGGCAGTCCATACCGTTTCCGAAGGCTAAGGGCATGACATTTTTTAGAATATGCTTTGCATGATCCTCAAGGGCAAGATGCGTACGGTGATGCGTATAAATCATGCTTTCGCCTTCGGGGCAGCAGATCGTATGGATGCCGTCGGCATTGGTGTAGATGATGGTCAGATATTCGGTGGTATCGCTGGCAGAGCTGCTGGGAAAGGTTTCGTGATTAACAGGAATCTGCTGCCAGTTGAAATATTCATAGTGGTGAATTTTCTGCATGGCAGAGGTATACTCCGCTGCGTTTCCGTAATAAGCGCCGATGATCTCAAACAGCTGCTCATTCAGGTAGCCGTTTGACTCCGGCGTTAAAAACAGCTCTTCATTTTCAAGGGCGTAGGAGAAGAAAATGCCCTTGGATGTTTGAAATTTAACTGTCAAAAGTTTGAGCCGGTCCCCCTCCAGAGCTGCTCCAATCAGCTGCGGGTGAACATAGAGCTGCAGCCGGTCAGAGCGTATCATAGTGTTTAACAGCTGCGTGACTGAAATCTGCGCGCGGCCGTCTGTATAAAACGCCTCCAAAATCAGAAGCTCCTTAGGCTGCAGCAGACTATCGATGCTGCAGTCAAGCGCCTGAGCCAGTGCAGGCAGAATAGCCGTTTCGGGGAGGCATTTGGCGTTTTCCCATTTGGAAACGGCCTGCGGACTTACATGAAGCTTCTCAGCAAGTGCCTCGCCGGTGTAGCCGCGTTCTTTGCGCAAAAATGCGATTTGCTGCGCGATTTTCTTAGAATCAATCATGAGAGATCTCCTTTCTGCTTTTAAATATCACAATAGCACCGGCCGTCCGCGTCTTTGGTATAGATTCTGTGCCGATGGATGTCTTTATATTCCGGCAAAGTGCCAAGCGCATTTCTCAGGATGTATTTGCCCATTTCGTTATAGGTATCGCCCTCTGAGATTTTCCCGTTTGACAGGCGGCCGGTAATCCACGGCCTGCGCAGCAGAGCCAACAGCCAGTCCTTTTTTTGTGCAATAAAATCGCGGGTGGCGTCGTTTTGCAGGTCCGCAAATGCCATCAGCAGATAAGAGAGCGGAATACCGTTTTGCGTCGCGGCTTGTCCGGGGCCAAAGGTCAAAAACTGTCTGCCAAGCGGCTGCAGCAATGCCTCAATCCACTTCGTATCGTTTGGCTGCACGGCAGCAAGAAGACGAAGTACGCTGATGCCGGTCGCGATGCACTCACCCTGCAGGCAGGAATTGGCAAAGCAGGTGTTTTTCAATCGGCGCAGTGTGTGGAGGATCATGGCATTCACTTCCGGATTTTCAGGATCAAAAAGAAAAAGCAGACGCAGGATCTCCAGCTCATAATGATTAGCATAGAGCAGATGCGTTTTGGGCAAATAGCCCTGCACCAGCCGCAGCTTTTTATTTTCATGATAGGGCGGAATATAATAATGAGGGTACAGATCCTCGGAGTCAGGTTGGATTTTCAGGCGTTTTTGATATTTTAGGAGATCCTCCGGGCAGCAGACGCCGGTTAAAAAGCTGGCAACAGCCCTTTGTTTTTCCGCGGCGGAAATGACCTCGCCAAAAACCTCCTTTTTGACAAGAGCGGTCAGAAGATGATAATTCTGCAGGTATTCGGTTTCTTTTATAAAGTATGGCATGATAAGCTCCTTTCTTCTGGTACCAGTATAGTTTATTGTAAAAGAAAAGGGAGGGCTTTACAAGACATGGCAGGTTAAGTGCGGAATTAAAAAGTCAACCTGAGGTTGAGAAAAAAGAAACAAATATATTTTATGAAAGTGTTGACAAAATGGACAAATCATAGGTATCATTATTGTAATCTTAAAATGTTATAGAAAAATTAGTAAGAGGAAAATGAGAAAAATAAGGAATATTAATAATGAAATTTTGTTATCAACTTGATTACTATAAAAATATACTAGTTAATTATATTGATAATATTATACAGGAGAGAGAAAATGATAAATAATAGCCTGTTGAAAAGTTTGTGGAATAATGAGAAATTAAAGAAAGTTTTAATCAAGGGTGAAGTATTGTTATTTTTAGGCACCCTTATTAGCTTTGTCCAATATTATTGTTTAGCTATGGTAATCAATTTGTTGCAATTTGGCATTAAAGTTTCCACCATTATTGCAGGGGTGTTTTTTATTATATTATCAGTAATAATAATATATATAGGAAAAAAGAGTTTAATTACGGTAGTGACTATTTATGAGAGGGATAATCGTAATAGATTGGCGTTACAGTTAAACGGAGTGAAAAGTGACGAAGAATTAAAAGTTTTTTTCGATGTCACTACGCGAGGGATATTTAATTTATCTAGTAAAATACAATGGTTGATTGAGAAATGGCCATTGATTTTTATAGAAGGTATTGTAGCAATTATATTTGCGGCTTGGATTAACTGGAAATTAGCGTGTATTTATTTATTAGGCCTGCTAATTATTCAAGGTGTTTCTTTTAAATTAGGCAAATATTACTTGAAAAAATTAAAAATGTATAGAGATATTTTTTCAGACCATGAATTTAATGTAGCCGAAAAAAATGATAACAGAGAATGTCTCATTGGCGAAGGCTACGGACAACAATTTGAAAATGAGTTGATAGATGAGGAGAAACGTTTAATGTCTTATAAATGGAAAATTGAAATAATAAATCAACTATATGAGACATTAAAAAATTATTCTAATATGATATATATAGTTATTTACTATATTATTGGTGGATACTTTATTTTAAAAGGAGAAGTTTCTATAGGAGCTCTTGTTTCATTTAATATTTATAGTGAATCAATAAAAGTATTATTTTCTTCAATCATCACTTATCAGGAAAATAATATTGATTGTAATCTTGAGCTAAGTAATCTTGATAAAATATTTAAAGCAAAAGAAAATGAATTGAATGAAGAAGGAATATCGGATAAAGAAGTAGACGCTATAATTATGAGTAATGTAAGCTATCTAAAAGAAAAGAAGAAAATCATAAATGATGTAAATTTGCGTATTAATAGCGGCGAAAAAATATGTATTGTTGGAAAAAATGGGATGGGGAAGTCCACTCTTGCTAAAATATTATCCGGTGTATATAAAGATTATGAAGGGGATATTTCTATTGTCCACAATAATACAGTTAGGGAAAGAAGAAAAAGCGATATTCAATATATTGATCAAAAAGTTTTATTTTTAAATGAGACCGTTTTAAAGAATATGCAGTATGCGAGCGTTTTCGAGGAAGAAGAAAGTTATGATACGATTAAAAATTTGGTTATTAGAAAAAAAGCAGATAATTTATTTGCTGAAGAAATTATTAGAAAAGAGGAAAGATTTTTGGAGGAAGGAGAAGCTAGTATTTCTGGCGGAGAAGCTAAGGTCTTATCTGTGTTACGAGGTTTGCTTGCCCGGAAAAAAATTGTAATTTTTGATGAACCGACAGAGGGATTAGATGCTAAGAAAGTGGATATGTTTATAGATTTATTAACAAGTATGGAAGAGACCTGCATAGTTATAACTCATGATATGCGGGTGTGTAAAAAGGTGGAGCATATTTTGATAATGGAAAATGGAATGATCAAAGAACAAGGAACGCATAAAGAATTATTGGAAAAAAGCGAGGTATATAATAGTCTGATATAGGAGAAAACTATTATGAATAAAAAAACATTATCGATGTTAAAGAGAGAAATGTCCCATTTTGAAGGATTTATAATTCTGTGTGTTATTGATGGGATTTTAAACTTATTGGGGCAAGGTATTAGTATTTGGGGAACAAAAGTATTGGGTGATATTGTTTGTGGAGATGCTTCAAAATTTAAAATATTAGTTTTGGTAATTGTTTTGTATGTAACCGCTTGGCAGGGGCTTATTTTGGGTTTAGGGTATCTCAGAAAAAGGCTGCTTTGGAGCACTGAGATAACAGTTCGCGAGAAGCTATTAAAACAGATATTTGATAGTGAAGCTGAAGGCCTTTCGGTCGACATATATATAAATGAACTTGAAAAAACAATGCAGATCTATAATGAATACTTTAGGTATAGTATTATAGGATTATGTGCCATTGTTGGTTCAATTATAATGGGGGGCATATTAGACTGGAGATTATTACTTATATCCTTTGTCTTAGGTGGAATCATTTTTATAATTAATATACTTATATCGGGGAGAATATCAGCTAAGGCAAATAAACTATGGGATAAATACAATAATATAAATAAGAAAATAAGGAAAATGTTTAAATGTTTTGAACTGATATATACTTTTCCAAAGAATGATTTGTTCATTAAGGATTTTAAAAAAATGAATGAAGAAATTGCAAAAAATAGAGAGAATGCAATGGGAACTTATGCGAAAATTGATGCAGTGTTTCCAATTGTCTTTTTTCTTTTTCAGGTATCTTTCTTGGGCATTGGTTTTTTCTTCATGAGTAAAAAAATATTATCCTTAGGCATAGTTTTAGGATCTTTGCAGTCTGCCAATATTATTATGGGAAATATAAATTATTTGGGTGGGGGCTTTTCGGTACAACAAGAAAAAATAACAGCAGCGAATCACATTGCGGATGTACTAAGCGCTAAAAAAGAATCTAGTATAGTTTTAAAAGAAGAAATGAATACACTTTGTAGTGTGGTCGATGTATCGTATTATAATGATGACAAGAAATACATATTAAAAAATCTATTTTTGGATTTGAACAAGGGAGATTTTATAAGAATATGTGGAAAAAATGGAGCCGGAAAGTCTACTTTATTACATATATTATTGGGGCTTAAAAAGGCAAAAAGCGGGAATGTGATGTGGAAAAAAATGGACTCAGAAGAAAGTTTTGAATCATATAGGGAAAAGAATATTGGTTATGTTCCGCAAAATCCGTATATAAAAAAAGAGTGGTCTTTAGAAGAAAACATTGTTAATAAAGGCGAAACTATTAACACAGATAGATTGCAAAAATTAATATGTGATTTTGGATTACAAAATTTTAAAAGGAAAATGAGTGTCGGTACAGTATCGGGCGGAGAATTAAAAAAGATATGTATAGTTAGGGCTCTATATAAGGAGTCGGCAATTCTTATATTAGATGAACCGTTTGTTAATTTGGATGCTCATTCAATTAATGAGCTGAAATTATGGCTAGAAATGGAAAATGAAAAGGGTGTTACAATAGTAATGATTTCACATAAAAATAATATCAAGTTTAAAAATGAAAAATTAGTTTTTTTGAAGGAAGAAGGAAGAATTGAGAAAGTTTAAAGTAGTGAATGCTAAACAAGGAGGGAACAGGATGTATGATTAACATTTTGCTTGAGGGATATGATATAGATGCTGATTGGCTCTATGATGAATTAAAAAAATATATTAGACCAACGGATTTGGTTGCGATTGTTGCCTTTTCTTTTCGGGATGATCGCGTTCAATCCGAAGCAGATTGGAATTTGCTATACAGCAAAGAAAATGGTAAATATTATGACGGATTCGTAAGTGCATTTGCTTCTTATGGAATCCCGGAACGCAATATTAGCATAGTCAATTATTTTGCAGATACGCAGGAATCAGCAAAGCAAAAAATTGAGAATGCCGATATTATTTATTTTCTTGGCGGGTTGCCGGATAAGATGATGGAGCGGATTAGAGAATTTGATCTATGTGACAGTTTGATGAGGCATAAAGGAGTTATCATGGGCTATAGTGCCGGTGCGGTCATTCAATTTTCTGAGTATTATTTATCGCCGGAAGAGGATTATCCGGAATTCAGATATTATGATGGCCTTCCATATTTAGATCATTTCTATATTCAGGTCCATTATGAGGAAACAGAGGCGCAAAACGATGCAATACGGCGGGTACTTACAGAACGGGGTAAAGATGTATATGCCATCATGCGGGGGGCAGGAGCACTGCTTGTAGAAAATGGAAAGATCAAACAGATTGGCAATGTCAAAAGGATCAGGCCAATAAAATGAAATAATACAATAAACGTATTTGCCAAAAAAGAAAAGCATCCTTATATGAAAAGGATGCTTTTATGATTCATAGAGCTATAAAGCAGAAACATCATCTAATTTTCGGCAGCAGATGCGCTTTCTTCATAGCCGGCCGCAGCGCCATATAAAGAGCGGTGGATACGACTACGGAGGTGATAGCATTGATAGAGGTGGAGGCGATATTCCAGGCGAGCGTAAGTTCGGCAGCTGGCTTTCCAAGGATCAGCAGCTTATAGAAATATCCCACCAGAGGATCAAAAATTACATTGAATAAAAGACCGGCGATGGAGGCAAGCAGCGCATAGAGCAAAATGTGCTTCCGATCCTCTGTTTCAGAGATCTTGCCGATTTTATGCGCAACGAGGCCGGTAATCAAGCCGATGCAAAGCTTTAAAATAAAGGTCTTAGGCGCATACAGGATATAAACCGGATCGAACAGATCGCCAATTGTCATGCCAAGTGCGCCGCCGATGCCGCCCCAGAGGCCGCCCAGGAGCAGTGCGCCTAACACGCACACAGCGTTGCCGAGGTGAATCGAGGTCTGATCACCGCCGGGGAGCGAGATCTTGATTTGCAAAAAGGTAAAGACGACATAGGAGAGCGCAGCAATCAAACCGCACAAAACAATTTTCATTAAGCGCTCGCGTGAAGTAGAATAGGATTTCATAATGGTGTACTCCTTTAATAGATAAAATTTATTCTTCGTACCGGCGGATGAGCAAAGGAACGCCGATACGCTGACTGATGGCCTTGCAGGTCTCGATTTCCTCAGGATCCAAAATATCCACAATGCTTAGGCGCACATGAGGAACATATTTCAAACAGTTCTGGGCAAATTGAAGCAGCGCATCAAAAGAGCCGATGCCAAATTTGCTGCGGGTGATCTGCAGATAATTCTCTGCATTTCCTGCATTCATGCTGATAGAGACAGAGTCAATCAGGCCCTCCAGTAGAGCAGCGGTATTCTTTCCATAGCTTAGGTCGGAAAGACCATTGGTATTGATGCGAATCGAAGTGGCGGTGACGGACTTTAGGTATCGAGCAACCTCCAGCAGCACATCTAAGCGCTCAGTGGGCTCTCCATAGCCGCAAAATACGATTTGATGATAGGGGGACAGATCCCAGCCCTTTAGCTCATCGATGACTTCCTGAGCAGAAGGCTCATGCTCCAGCCATAAGGAATCGGCGCTGCCAACAGCGTCTTTTTTATTGCGTACGCAGAAGGTGCAGGCGCAGGTGCAGCGGTTGGTGAGATTGATATACAGATTATCAGAAAAGGTATATAAAACGCTCATGAAAAAACCTCCGGATTTACTGAAATAGAGTGCGGATGGAAAGGCGGTCAAGCAAATGCCCCAAAGTGACATACAGACAGGCGCTGATAAGAGGCGGGGCAAGATCGGTGCCTAAGCGAATAACGGGGATGAGCCAGTCCTCAAAGAGCAGGCCTGTGGCAATATAATAGCCGACTAGGTTGATGCAGAGCGCAGCGGCAAGGCCGATGAGATTGCGCTTACAGATAATGCGTTCAGTGCGCGCCGAAAAACAAAGTGCGATCAGAGCCTTGATCAGAAGCGTAGGCCCCGTCCAGAGAGGAAAGGTAAGCAGATCAGCAAGCCCGGCGCCGATGGCGGCAGCGAAAGCACTGTACGGAAGCGGCAGCAGAGAAGCCGCCAAAAATATAAAGGCATCGCCAAAGTGAATGTAGCCGTTTAAAAACGGAATATGTAGGATATAGGCGGTAAATACGAAGATGATGGCGGTAAATAACGCCGAAAGCACCAGCGTTTTAGTTTTAGGAGATCGCATGCAGAGGCTCCTTTCCGGAAAACAAAGAAGAAAGCAAGGGTTCAAAGGCAATGCCCTCCTGCAGAGGAATTTGGCGCTGCTCTGAATCATGCATGGCCCTGCCGACAAAATCGGCAGCCTCACAAACAGCCTGCTTTAACGAATAGCCCTGTAGGAGACGGCCTAAAAGAAGCGAGCTGAACAGATCGCCTGTGCCTACGCGCCGCTGCGGGGTAGGCTCCGTCCAAACCCATTCAGGATCAGCATGAGGCCGGATAATCAGATTGCCCATTTGACTACCGCGCAAAATGCCGGTAATCACAGCGCTTTGGCAGCCGAGAGCCAGCAGGCGGGACGCCATGCAAAATAAGGTCTTATCATTCGGCTCAGGCTCATAGGGCATATCAGTCAGTTTAGCAGCCTCCGTCAGATTAGGGGTAATGAGATCGGCCAGCGCAGCCAGCCGCCTCAGCTGGTCGCAGAGGGCGTCGGTATAGGGCGGCGGAATCACGCCGTCGTCGCCCATCACAGGGTCAACGAGTACAAATGCATTTTCAGCAAAGCGCTGAATGAAACTCCGTACAATGTCAATCTGCGCGGCTGATCCTAAAAAACCAGTGTACACGCCGTCAAAGGTTAGCTGCAGATGCTCCCATTCAGCCAGATAGGCCGGCATCTTGGCGGTATAATCATCAAAGAAAAAGCGGTCGAAGCCGCAATGGCTGGATAAAATGGCCGTGGGCAGAGGGCAGCACTGCAGCCCAAGTACAGAGAGGAGCGGCAGCTGCACCGCCAGAGAGCAGCGCCCGAAGCCGGTTAAGTCATTGATGACGGCAATCCGCTTGGGCATGGCTTTTGCCGCCGTCTGGTTAGCGCTTTGCGCGGTGGATAACAAAAAAACCCCCTCCTTCTGTAGTAATGATTTCCCATTATATCGCAAACTGACCATATTGAAAGTGTCAGTTTTTGAATAATTTATAGTATCAGAAGGAGGGGAAGTTTAGGCGTCTTGAAAGGCCTTTAGCTCGGGCAGCACGATGAGCAGCATGCTGATGAAGCAGGCGAGGCCGCCGATGAAGTTGGAGATGGGCTCGGCCATGAATACGCCGCTCGTGCCAAGGCCGGCAATATGCGGCAGCAGATAGGTGAGCGGAACGACCATGATGGCCTTGCGGAAGAGGCTGAAAAAGATGGCCTGCTTCTTTTTGCCAAGCGCTTTGAATACGGTCTGGCCCACGGCCTGTAGCGATTGAAAAACAAAGGTCAGGAAATAGAGGTGAAGGGCCGGGGCCGCCTTGGGCAGCAGCACTTCATCGGTGCTGAAAATGGAGATCCAGAGCGCCGGATTCCATTCGATCAGCAGCCACATAATGAGCGTGTAAAAAATGGTGATCCCCGTCATCAAAAAGATGGCCTTTCGGACATGCTGCGCCTGCCGGGCGCCGTAGTTGTAGCTGATGATGGGCGAGGCCCCTTCGACGATGGCCGTGATGGGCGTATCCATGATCTGGCGCACCGAGGTGACGATGGTCATGATCGAAACATAGATCTCGCCGCCAAAACGCATCAGCATGGTGTTGCAGGAAATCTGCACAAGGCTGTTGGTGCACTGCATGATAAATAGTGCGCTGCCGAGGCCTATGATGTCTTTGGCAAATGGAAAATAATCCTTTACATGGGTTTCGCGCTTAAAAGAAAGTGTGACCGGCAGCCTGCCCGCGCGGATATGGAAAAGCACGAAGAGCATCGAAAGCCCCTGAGAAATCACAGTTGCGATCGCGGCGCCCGCCACGCCGAGATCCATAACGAAGATGAACAGAGGATCCAGCAGCAGGTTGGAAACAGCGCCGATCACCACAGAGAGCATGCCGATATTAGGAAAGCCCTGTGCGTTGATGAAAGGGTTCATGCCGGTGGTGATCATCGAGAACAGTGTGCCCAAAAGATAGATGCGCAGATAGCTCAGCGCAGCCGGCATGGTGAGCGCAGAGGCGCCAAATAGACGCAGCAGCGGCTCTGCAAACAGCTCCCCAAAGAGGGTAATTAAAAAAGCAGTGAGGCACAGCAGACGGAAGGCGGTGTTCATGAGTTTTTGCGCCTTTGGCGCTTCAC is drawn from Lachnospiraceae bacterium and contains these coding sequences:
- a CDS encoding TIGR04100 family radical SAM protein, which codes for MSVLYTFSDNLYINLTNRCTCACTFCVRNKKDAVGSADSLWLEHEPSAQEVIDELKGWDLSPYHQIVFCGYGEPTERLDVLLEVARYLKSVTATSIRINTNGLSDLSYGKNTAALLEGLIDSVSISMNAGNAENYLQITRSKFGIGSFDALLQFAQNCLKYVPHVRLSIVDILDPEEIETCKAISQRIGVPLLIRRYEE
- a CDS encoding TIGR04002 family protein, which translates into the protein MRSPKTKTLVLSALFTAIIFVFTAYILHIPFLNGYIHFGDAFIFLAASLLPLPYSAFAAAIGAGLADLLTFPLWTGPTLLIKALIALCFSARTERIICKRNLIGLAAALCINLVGYYIATGLLFEDWLIPVIRLGTDLAPPLISACLYVTLGHLLDRLSIRTLFQ
- a CDS encoding pyridoxamine kinase, yielding MLSTAQSANQTAAKAMPKRIAVINDLTGFGRCSLAVQLPLLSVLGLQCCPLPTAILSSHCGFDRFFFDDYTAKMPAYLAEWEHLQLTFDGVYTGFLGSAAQIDIVRSFIQRFAENAFVLVDPVMGDDGVIPPPYTDALCDQLRRLAALADLITPNLTEAAKLTDMPYEPEPNDKTLFCMASRLLALGCQSAVITGILRGSQMGNLIIRPHADPEWVWTEPTPQRRVGTGDLFSSLLLGRLLQGYSLKQAVCEAADFVGRAMHDSEQRQIPLQEGIAFEPLLSSLFSGKEPLHAIS
- a CDS encoding MATE family efflux transporter; translation: MKQVDFGSSKIARGIAKTALPMLVAQMLSLLYSVVDRIYIGRIPGEGSAALGAVGLCFPVIMLITGFTNMYGMGGAPLFSMALGRGEAPKAQKLMNTAFRLLCLTAFLITLFGELFAEPLLRLFGASALTMPAALSYLRIYLLGTLFSMITTGMNPFINAQGFPNIGMLSVVIGAVSNLLLDPLFIFVMDLGVAGAAIATVISQGLSMLFVLFHIRAGRLPVTLSFKRETHVKDYFPFAKDIIGLGSALFIMQCTNSLVQISCNTMLMRFGGEIYVSIMTIVTSVRQIMDTPITAIVEGASPIISYNYGARQAQHVRKAIFLMTGITIFYTLIMWLLIEWNPALWISIFSTDEVLLPKAAPALHLYFLTFVFQSLQAVGQTVFKALGKKKQAIFFSLFRKAIMVVPLTYLLPHIAGLGTSGVFMAEPISNFIGGLACFISMLLIVLPELKAFQDA